Within the Maniola hyperantus chromosome 7, iAphHyp1.2, whole genome shotgun sequence genome, the region ggaacaaaattaaaaaaaaaaattattggctAAGTTCATTCATTTGTTGTTTAGCGGAAGTTGCAGACAGAAAAAGTTTACGAATGTACAATATGTGCAGACATATTAAATAGTCGTTattgaagttaaccgcaagacgcgaGCGAGCGAAACACACCAGCCCGGGTGCCGCTCCGCAACCCGCGTttgccatctgcattagtgtgagtgctcatccgtacacagtacacgacGCGTggaacagtatttttttttaatttgtacaaaaaacatttacaataaagagaaaatgaGAGtcaaagtggacagggaagcacttttACCTGCGCAAGCGCGCACTCGCATCGTAGGTCAGACGCGATTATTACCTATTACCACTCGTTTGCGCAGAAGAGCTCATCCTAACGCCGACTAAAACTGTGTACATACAGACCTGACCCGacatgaaatacagaccttattgcttgacgttaagactTAAAACATAAGAACAACAGAAATTCGTGccatctcgctcataattcgcgcgtacaaaacatggcagaatgtatgtaatgtaggagaggcattccaaaccagtggtaagaGTTATAATAGTTAAAtctaattttattgcaaaacttAAGTTAATCTATACATATTGACAGTAGGTTCCTTTAACAACGTAGGAatcaactaagaaaggatttctagTAAATCCTATGGTGCATAAGGGGTGAAAGTTCGTATGGAAGTCCGTTAATATTCGAGTTATATCCAagaaaattggcatttatgCTTACGGTAAAAATTGAAGAAACGTTTCAGAATTATTGGAAATCCTACCCCTaaaaaatttctaaaaattcccCATTGGGGTCTCGTTGCGTTGACAACGTTGCGTTTTCCGGCGCGAGGTCGcccttccagcaccttgggaccccaacgtcaatCGAAACGGTCAGTGTCTAAAAAGGTATTTCCTGTTGTCTTACCGTGGGGTGGTACGAAACGCCGTACTGGTATGTGGTGGGAGGGGGTTGGTAGAAGTACGCGTAGCCAGGCGGTAGCGCCGCAGGTACCTAGAAtagaacaataaaaaaattaagctcATCGTTGTAAAGACTAAgactaagatctatagagcgtactttgactttgctcagacttaagattgagttaaaatgagacagattcatgtgagagatatacctctgtctcgttttaactgcgtcttaagtctaagcaaagtcagagtgcgctctatagatctcaccctaaaacacattttcttcggcggtgttcccattagattacaacatggggtcattcaaggggcggaccaacaaattcctgaaagtccGGCaccgcattggtggttcctctggtactgcaaatgttcacgggcggcggtaatcacttaacatcaggtgtcCCGCTGAAGTATTAGAGGtaccgggataacctaacccgtaggtttaactggtaatgtgtggcacagctttcaaaaataaacatttttctttctttcactagAAGAATGgataaataggtttttttttaataaaactcctACAAAAAACCTATTCTTATTTATCTAttcttttctataaaaaaaaccagccaagtgcgagtcaggctcgcgcaacgagggttccttactacagtcgtatttttgacattttgcaggataattcaaaaactatgatacataaaaataaataaaaatatgttttagaatgcacaggtgaagacctttcatatgataccccacttgatatagttatattacttagaaaattgaaaatactaattattagttaatgaccacaatttaaatttttttgtgtgatgtaaccacaaattcacggttttcagatttttctccaaatgtcagctatatgatctacctacctgccaaatttcatgattctaggtcaacgggaagtaccctttaggtttcttgacagacagacagacatgatcctataagggttccgtttttccctttgaggtacggaaccctaaaaaaaggttttcacctgtTGCGGTGAGGCGGCGTCCGTCCTGCCAAACCTTTCGCCCGCTCCCAGGCCGAAGGTACCTTCCCGCGCGCCGTAGCCCACCTCGTAGTATCCACCCTGcaatgtgatagcctagtggttaagacgtaagccttcgggaggtcggggttcgatttatttattcagatacaagttagtccttgactgcaatctcacctggaaggcactttttattaaatccatgcccctttggtttctacacgactggtaactggccacggccaaagcctcccaccagaccagaccaaaaatttagaaattataaaactccaaacccctgccaggaatcgaatccgggaccgcccactaataagaccactgcaccagggaggtcacCAAAAATTGGTTGACTGCAAAAGTCTACCGTGTGTttgaatgttgtatagaagcaggcgttactttgcggaagtccatgatatacaatgaaccaaaagcttaatttgctgtaatctgctgaaacaagtcgaatctgtatattcaatttgtgcattgtaaggtctacatctcctaaggatgctccggtgtcggggcgaaacgtgcgtcgagtgtgttttgggatttttgtggtgctgcgtggtggtggtgcgtattgcttgccgagtggctgcttttccagcatggttagcagtgggagggcgggcggtgcatttcgcacgctgcatgttgcatcatacagattagacctgtttcagcggattacagcaaattaagtttttggttcattgtataccgTGTGTTTACTCACCATGTGGTGCGGCAGTCCGCTCCTCATGAGTTGTTCGTCGTACGCATACGCGCCGCCGTACAGCGCGCCGCCCGCGTAGCCGGCCGCACTGGCCGCGTTCGCGCCCGTCGAGTTGCCCGTTGACGCCGCCGACGCTCCCGAGTTTACCGCACCGcttactacaaaaaaaatattttgcatatcggtccagaaacctcgaaaaaatcggtgtgcatacataaaaaaaaccgggccgaattgagaaccacctcctttttggaagtcggttaaaaaagaacAATTAGCTgcatttgtaaataattttaaatacatatcaaaaattgcgaaaccGGCAGGACTCGAACCTGCGTCTTTTGGGTTCGCGCCCGGCACTTTGatcgctaggccacggtttcgcttactgcccgtgacgaaatttgtgatatgtacgttcactcagtactgaagcgactgtttatgccatctagtagcgacactttgcagttgtCGAAACATtatagatggcattaacagtcccATCAGCACTGCGtgaacatacataataatactcttgcagtgttgcacataaaaatgttaaaatatcttgtacgatagtacggaacccttcgactcgcacttggttggtttatttatatattttacaattCTTAGCTTAATAATAtcttgaacacatttaaaaaaaaattatcaacattttgcatcttctccactttaagtatatttttcgtagttaattttcttgtatgctAGTTAACTCATTTGTCTACCATTCGAATATTTATGactatttacttacctaaaccactttatatattttataatgattgtcgatttcttttttctgtatGTTACAAATTGTATGTTACCTTgtttagtgcatatatttatttaagcattGTGTACACATgttaagggttaccgcttagatcttaatctattgtttttgtatttggaccatttatagctgaaacctgttttgtgtgcctttataataaaataaaataaaatatatcgagTATAGTTGTGTGAGCGAAGAATTTTGACGTGTGTGATGTAGGCAAGTAGAcgcgaacgttgcgtaagtaggtactcaccTATCTTATTCATTAAACACGTACCAAATTTCTTACAAGCGAAAAGGTGGTGACTGTCTCCGCAAAGTGCACAAACTGGGTCCTTCTTAATCTGATTGTCAAGTGTGCTATGAAATGATTTGGATTTTGGTGCTTGATTACTTTGAATTTGACTTCTGGTATTGTTAGTATCGATCATTTCTAGTGCTCGAATCTTAGCCTCTAAAAACTCAGCGAGTTTATTCCACGTGGGCATTTCATCCGGTGATAAATGGCTCATTTGAGTTTCCCACTGTTTATGCGATTCGACGTCTAATTTAGACACCACTAAGTATATCAAAAATGAATCCCAAGATCTGACATCAATACCCAAGTTCTTCAGCTGGTTCAGACAGCTCAATGTTGTATCAAGAATGAGTTTAAGTGCACCAGCTGACTCATGACTCGTTTGTTTAATAGAAAACAATGATTTAAGAACAGCGTTGCAATTCAATCTCTTGTTATCATATCGCCTTTTCAAGAGCAACCACGCTTCCTCGTAGTTAGCATCAGTAATAGGCAAATTGCGTAATAAATTTTCAGGTTC harbors:
- the LOC138402615 gene encoding uncharacterized protein, with translation MNSLILVQKDRFENLMKADRNYKKTPKERLTKAYIESKLESLETLWSEFKSDHRQIASICGNQATIDTRKDLTYFTEDLYEQFEELYTIYKSVLKNKLEQFKPTQNSENSGSCSSHNEVQLPSIKLPSFNGKYNEWQSFHDLFGSLIHNNSNLKSVQKLHYLKSCLSGEPENLLRNLPITDANYEEAWLLLKRRYDNKRLNCNAVLKSLFSIKQTSHESAGALKLILDTTLSCLNQLKNLGIDVRSWDSFLIYLVVSKLDVESHKQWETQMSHLSPDEMPTWNKLAEFLEAKIRALEMIDTNNTRSQIQSNQAPKSKSFHSTLDNQIKKDPVCALCGDSHHLFACKKFGTCLMNKIGEYLLTQRSRLLAYITHVKILRSHNYTRYILFYFIIKAHKTGFSYKWSKYKNNRLRSKR